A single region of the Methylocystis echinoides genome encodes:
- the murA gene encoding UDP-N-acetylglucosamine 1-carboxyvinyltransferase: MDKIRIVGGAPLNGVIPISGAKNAALPLMIGSLLTKETLTLENMPLLADVTQLERILGNHGVDFSISGKRRGETENAGRTVHFTAREIVDTTAPYELVSRMRASFWVFAPLLARMGECRVSLPGGCAIGTRPVDLLLMALEKLGAKIDIENGYVVGSARNGLVGGDITFDKVTVGGTHVALMAASLARGTTVLRNAAREPEIVDLADCLTKMGARISGAGTSTIEIEGVTSLSGARHTVMPDRIEAGTYAMAVAMTGGDVLLAGARADLFQAAVDALVAAGVKVTETNEGLRVSRNGSGLAAVDVTTAPFPDFPTDLQAQFMALMTRAKGVSRITETIFENRFMHVQELARLGAHIRLDGDTAIVTGADHLEGAPVMATDLRASVSLVIAALAARGETTINRVYHLDRGFERLEKKLSDCGAQIERISGHG, translated from the coding sequence ATGGACAAGATCAGAATTGTCGGCGGCGCGCCCCTCAATGGCGTCATCCCCATTTCCGGCGCGAAAAACGCCGCCCTGCCGCTGATGATCGGCTCGCTTCTCACCAAGGAGACGCTGACGCTGGAGAACATGCCGCTGCTCGCGGACGTCACCCAGCTCGAACGCATCCTCGGCAATCATGGCGTCGACTTCTCCATTTCCGGCAAGCGCCGCGGCGAGACCGAGAACGCCGGCCGCACCGTGCATTTCACCGCCCGCGAGATCGTCGACACCACCGCGCCCTACGAACTCGTCTCGCGGATGCGCGCGAGCTTCTGGGTCTTCGCGCCGCTCCTCGCCCGCATGGGCGAATGCCGCGTCTCCCTGCCGGGCGGTTGCGCCATCGGCACGCGACCGGTCGATCTGCTGCTCATGGCGCTCGAAAAGCTCGGCGCGAAGATCGACATTGAAAACGGCTATGTCGTCGGCTCCGCCAGGAACGGTCTCGTCGGCGGGGACATCACTTTCGATAAGGTCACGGTCGGCGGCACCCATGTGGCGCTGATGGCCGCCTCGCTCGCGCGCGGGACGACCGTGCTGCGCAATGCGGCGCGCGAGCCCGAAATCGTGGATCTCGCCGACTGTCTCACCAAGATGGGCGCGCGCATCTCCGGCGCCGGAACGTCGACGATCGAGATCGAGGGCGTGACCTCGCTCTCCGGCGCGCGGCATACCGTGATGCCGGACCGCATCGAGGCCGGCACCTATGCGATGGCGGTGGCGATGACCGGCGGCGACGTGCTGCTCGCGGGCGCGCGCGCCGATCTGTTCCAGGCGGCGGTCGACGCCCTTGTCGCGGCCGGCGTGAAGGTGACGGAAACGAATGAGGGGCTGCGCGTCTCTCGCAATGGTTCGGGCCTTGCGGCCGTCGATGTGACGACCGCGCCTTTCCCTGATTTTCCGACCGATCTGCAGGCGCAGTTCATGGCGCTGATGACGCGCGCGAAGGGCGTCTCGCGCATCACCGAGACGATCTTTGAAAACCGCTTCATGCATGTGCAGGAGCTGGCGCGGCTCGGCGCCCATATCCGTCTCGACGGCGACACCGCAATCGTGACCGGCGCGGATCATCTCGAGGGCGCGCCGGTGATGGCGACCGACCTGCGCGCCTCCGTGTCGCTCGTCATTGCGGCGCTGGCCGCGCGCGGCGAGACGACGATCAATCGCGTCTATCATCTCGACCGCGGTTTCGAGCGGCTGGAGAAAAAGCTCTCCGATTGCGGCGCGCAGATCGAGCGGATCAGCGGCCACGGGTGA
- a CDS encoding class I SAM-dependent methyltransferase — MSFTPEEVAAGQAIYTPKLLSIYDLFVLGLSNRFIWRCPTPRQLAHYDRLVSGNHLDVGVGTGYFLDRCMFPKETPRVALMDLNQNPLDFAARRLARYKPETYVRNVLETIPFEGEGFDSVGVNYLLHCLPGDMTGKARCFDSLLPLMKPGAVIFGATLLQDGVERNAAARALMNFYNSKGVFSNKRDSLGALALELEKRFSDVSIEVVGCGALFSGRL; from the coding sequence TTGAGCTTCACCCCCGAAGAGGTCGCCGCCGGACAGGCGATCTATACGCCGAAACTGCTCTCGATCTACGATCTTTTCGTGCTGGGACTGTCGAACCGCTTCATCTGGCGATGCCCCACGCCCCGACAGCTCGCCCATTACGATAGGCTTGTTTCGGGAAATCACCTCGATGTCGGCGTCGGCACGGGATATTTTCTCGATCGCTGCATGTTTCCCAAAGAGACGCCGCGCGTCGCGCTGATGGACCTCAACCAGAACCCGCTCGACTTCGCCGCGCGGCGCCTCGCGCGCTACAAGCCCGAGACCTATGTCCGCAATGTGCTGGAAACCATCCCCTTCGAGGGCGAAGGGTTCGACTCGGTGGGCGTGAATTATCTCCTGCACTGCCTGCCCGGCGACATGACCGGCAAGGCGCGCTGCTTCGACAGCCTCCTGCCCCTGATGAAACCCGGCGCGGTGATCTTCGGCGCGACGCTGTTGCAGGACGGCGTGGAAAGAAACGCCGCGGCGCGCGCGCTGATGAATTTCTACAATTCAAAGGGCGTGTTTTCCAACAAGCGCGACAGTCTCGGCGCGCTGGCGCTCGAACTGGAAAAACGCTTCAGCGACGTCTCCATCGAGGTCGTCGGCTGCGGCGCGCTGTTTTCGGGGCGCCTTTAG
- a CDS encoding ABC-F family ATP-binding cassette domain-containing protein yields the protein MAPPPLLALQGVMLTLGGKPLLDGADLSVAPGARICLVGRNGSGKSTLLKIAAGEIEADAGQRFLQPGASLRYLPQEPDFSGFATTAAYVEAGLGPLDDPHVARTLLNQLGLSGDEDPSKLSGGEGRRAALARVLAPEPDILLLDEPTNHLDLPTILWLEERLAALRSAMIIISHDRRFLQDLTRETVWIDRGRARHLSRGFAEFEAWRDRELEEEEKQAHKLERKIANEEHWLRHGVSGRRKRNMKRLAGLHGLRAEHRNRVMPTGDVKLEASEAQISGKLVIEAVKIAKSYGDRVIIDGFTTRVLRGDRLGVVGANGAGKTTLVNLLTGQLAPDSGRLKLGAGLEMATLDQSRASLKPETTLQDALTGGGSDMVEINGERRHVVGYMKDFLFKPEQARTPIGKLSGGERGRLMLARALARPSNLLVLDEPTNDLDLETLDLLEEMLADYPGTLIVVSHDRDFLDRVATSVLVSEGAGRWLEYAGGYSDMVAQRGRGVDARANGALAEAPREKPAKERPAERAPAKVKLSFKEQHALTTLPAKMEELRGKRAKLQALLDDAELYAKDPAKFAKASEMFAAVETELAAAEEEWLELEIKREEIEG from the coding sequence ATGGCTCCGCCTCCCCTTCTTGCCCTTCAGGGCGTCATGCTCACTCTCGGCGGCAAGCCGCTGCTCGACGGCGCCGACCTGTCGGTCGCGCCCGGCGCGCGAATCTGCCTTGTCGGCCGCAATGGCTCGGGCAAATCCACCCTGCTGAAGATCGCCGCCGGCGAGATCGAGGCCGACGCCGGCCAGCGCTTCCTCCAGCCCGGCGCCAGCCTGCGCTATCTGCCGCAGGAGCCGGATTTTTCCGGTTTTGCGACCACCGCCGCCTATGTCGAGGCGGGGCTCGGACCGCTCGACGACCCGCATGTCGCCCGAACGCTGCTCAACCAGCTGGGGCTTTCGGGCGACGAAGACCCGTCGAAGCTCTCCGGCGGCGAGGGGCGGCGCGCCGCGCTCGCCCGCGTGCTGGCCCCGGAGCCCGACATTCTGCTGCTCGACGAGCCAACGAACCATCTCGATCTTCCCACCATCCTCTGGCTCGAGGAGAGGCTCGCCGCGCTGCGGTCGGCGATGATCATCATCAGCCATGACCGCCGGTTTCTCCAGGACCTGACGCGCGAGACGGTCTGGATCGACCGCGGCCGGGCGCGGCATCTCTCGCGCGGCTTCGCGGAGTTCGAAGCCTGGCGGGACCGCGAGCTCGAGGAGGAGGAGAAACAGGCGCACAAGCTCGAACGCAAGATCGCCAATGAGGAGCACTGGCTGCGCCATGGCGTCTCTGGCCGCCGCAAGCGCAACATGAAGCGACTGGCCGGTCTGCACGGCCTGCGCGCCGAGCACCGCAACCGCGTCATGCCGACAGGCGACGTGAAGCTCGAGGCGAGCGAGGCGCAGATTTCCGGCAAGCTCGTCATCGAGGCGGTGAAGATCGCCAAATCCTATGGCGACCGGGTCATCATCGACGGCTTCACCACCCGCGTGCTGCGCGGCGACCGGCTCGGCGTCGTCGGCGCCAATGGCGCGGGCAAGACCACGCTCGTCAATCTGCTCACCGGCCAGCTCGCCCCCGACAGCGGCAGGCTGAAGCTCGGCGCCGGACTGGAGATGGCGACGCTCGACCAGAGCCGCGCCAGTCTGAAGCCCGAGACGACGCTGCAGGACGCGCTGACCGGCGGCGGCTCCGACATGGTCGAGATCAATGGCGAGCGACGCCATGTCGTCGGCTACATGAAGGACTTTCTGTTCAAGCCGGAGCAGGCGCGCACGCCCATCGGCAAGCTTTCGGGCGGCGAGCGCGGCCGCCTCATGCTCGCCCGCGCGCTGGCGCGGCCCTCCAATCTGCTCGTGCTCGACGAGCCCACCAATGATCTCGATCTCGAAACGCTCGATCTTCTTGAGGAAATGCTCGCCGATTATCCGGGCACGCTCATCGTCGTCTCGCATGATCGCGATTTTCTCGACCGTGTGGCGACCAGCGTGCTCGTGAGCGAAGGCGCGGGCCGCTGGCTCGAATATGCGGGCGGCTATTCCGACATGGTCGCGCAGCGGGGCAGGGGCGTCGACGCGCGCGCCAATGGCGCGCTAGCCGAGGCGCCGAGGGAAAAGCCGGCGAAGGAGCGCCCGGCCGAACGCGCGCCGGCGAAGGTGAAGCTTTCCTTCAAGGAGCAGCACGCGCTGACCACACTGCCGGCGAAGATGGAGGAATTGCGGGGCAAGCGGGCAAAGTTGCAGGCGCTGCTGGACGACGCCGAACTCTACGCCAAGGACCCCGCCAAATTCGCGAAAGCGAGCGAGATGTTCGCCGCCGTGGAAACAGAGCTGGCCGCCGCCGAGGAAGAGTGGCTGGAGCTGGAAATCAAGCGCGAGGAAATCGAGGGCTGA
- the hemH gene encoding ferrochelatase translates to MTSLEKPVGLLVVNLGTPDAPDVPSVRRYLAQFLSDPRVVDLPRFVWLPVLYGIVLNTRPKKSAHAYDSIWNHDIGEGPLKTITRKQAEKLAAIDLDGKAPVIVDYALRYGSPSIPAQIEALMAKGCERIALLPLYPQYAASTNASVADDAFDALKRMRKQPALRIGAPYYDDPAYISALAASVTRDLAALDFEPEVIVASFHGLPQLQVDRGDPYRSHCETTWRLLREALGMSEEKLRLSFQSRFGPAKWIQPYTSDVVVELATSGVKRMAIFAPGFSADCLETIEELGVEIRDLFLEKGGEKFARLPCLNDSAESMTLIETLARREIAGWV, encoded by the coding sequence ATGACTTCCCTCGAAAAGCCCGTCGGCCTTCTGGTCGTCAATCTCGGCACGCCCGACGCGCCCGACGTCCCCTCCGTCCGCCGTTACCTGGCGCAGTTCCTCTCCGACCCGCGTGTGGTCGATCTGCCGCGCTTCGTCTGGCTGCCGGTTCTCTATGGGATCGTGCTCAACACGCGGCCGAAGAAATCGGCGCACGCCTATGATTCGATCTGGAACCACGACATTGGCGAAGGGCCGCTGAAGACCATCACCCGCAAACAGGCCGAAAAACTCGCCGCCATCGATCTCGACGGCAAGGCGCCGGTCATCGTCGATTACGCGCTGCGCTACGGTTCGCCCTCCATCCCCGCGCAGATCGAGGCGCTGATGGCGAAAGGCTGCGAGCGGATCGCGCTGCTGCCGCTCTATCCGCAATACGCCGCCTCGACCAACGCGTCGGTGGCGGACGACGCCTTCGACGCGCTGAAGCGCATGCGCAAACAGCCCGCGCTCCGCATTGGCGCGCCCTATTACGACGATCCCGCCTATATCTCGGCGCTGGCGGCCAGCGTGACGCGCGATCTGGCCGCGCTCGACTTCGAGCCGGAGGTGATTGTCGCCTCCTTCCACGGCCTGCCGCAATTGCAGGTCGATCGCGGCGACCCCTATCGCAGCCATTGCGAGACCACCTGGCGGCTCCTGCGCGAGGCGCTTGGAATGTCGGAGGAGAAGCTGCGGCTCTCCTTCCAGTCGCGTTTCGGGCCGGCGAAGTGGATACAGCCCTATACGAGCGACGTCGTCGTCGAACTGGCGACGTCGGGGGTGAAGCGCATGGCGATCTTCGCGCCCGGCTTTTCCGCCGACTGCCTCGAAACCATCGAGGAGCTGGGCGTCGAAATTCGCGATTTGTTTCTGGAGAAGGGGGGCGAGAAATTTGCCCGCCTGCCCTGCCTCAACGACAGCGCGGAGAGCATGACGCTCATCGAGACGCTGGCGCGGCGCGAAATCGCCGGCTGGGTCTGA
- the panB gene encoding 3-methyl-2-oxobutanoate hydroxymethyltransferase — protein sequence MSKAQFLLEKKRRGEKIVVVTAYDAPTARIEVEAGVDAILVGDSVGVNILGYAHEREVTLADMAHHIGAVRRGAPGVYLIGDLPYATYDTPAQALASSRRLRDAGADCVKFEGAQPDVVAALTAAGFDVCGHLGLESQHQDVKRRQGKTAEAAARLYADALAADAAGQKLLVLELVPDELADAITRAVTAATIGIGAGPRTDGQVLVVNDLAGVTPRDFRHNRRYGQIGAALRDAVGAYAAEVRAGAFPGPAHGFHLADEERAGFERLIRRE from the coding sequence GTGTCGAAAGCGCAATTTTTGCTGGAAAAGAAGCGCCGCGGCGAGAAGATCGTCGTCGTGACCGCCTATGACGCGCCCACGGCGCGCATCGAGGTCGAGGCGGGCGTCGACGCCATTCTCGTCGGCGACAGCGTGGGCGTGAACATTCTGGGCTACGCCCATGAGCGCGAGGTGACCCTCGCCGACATGGCGCATCATATCGGCGCCGTGCGACGCGGCGCGCCCGGAGTCTATCTCATCGGCGATCTGCCTTACGCGACCTATGACACGCCGGCGCAGGCGCTCGCGAGTTCGCGGAGGCTGCGCGACGCCGGTGCGGATTGCGTGAAATTCGAGGGCGCCCAACCCGATGTCGTCGCCGCGCTGACGGCGGCGGGCTTCGACGTCTGCGGCCATCTCGGGCTCGAATCCCAGCATCAGGACGTCAAGCGCCGGCAGGGCAAGACGGCCGAGGCGGCCGCCCGGCTCTACGCCGACGCGCTGGCCGCCGACGCCGCCGGCCAGAAGCTTCTGGTGCTGGAACTGGTCCCCGACGAACTTGCCGACGCCATCACCCGCGCGGTGACGGCCGCGACCATCGGCATTGGCGCGGGGCCGCGGACCGACGGTCAGGTGCTGGTCGTCAACGATCTTGCCGGCGTGACCCCCCGCGATTTCCGCCACAACCGCCGTTACGGGCAGATCGGCGCGGCGCTGCGCGACGCCGTCGGCGCCTATGCGGCGGAGGTGCGCGCGGGCGCCTTTCCCGGCCCGGCGCACGGCTTCCATCTGGCGGACGAGGAACGCGCGGGCTTCGAGCGGCTGATCCGCCGGGAGTGA
- the rpsF gene encoding 30S ribosomal protein S6, protein MALYEHIYLARQDVSPQQVETLTGQFKAIVTSLGGTVGKVEYWGVKSLAYRIKKNRKAHFTLMNIDAPPAAIAELERQQSINEDILRILTLRVEELEEGPSAQLRKREDDDRGGERRGGPGGAPRGDRRPRREEGRAEGEVE, encoded by the coding sequence ATGGCTCTCTACGAGCACATCTATCTCGCCCGTCAGGATGTTTCTCCCCAGCAGGTGGAGACTTTGACCGGGCAGTTCAAGGCGATCGTGACCTCTCTCGGCGGAACCGTCGGCAAGGTCGAATATTGGGGCGTGAAGTCCCTGGCCTATCGGATCAAGAAGAACCGCAAGGCCCATTTCACCCTCATGAACATCGACGCGCCGCCGGCGGCCATCGCCGAGCTCGAGCGTCAGCAGAGCATCAACGAGGACATTCTCCGCATCCTGACGCTGCGCGTCGAGGAGCTGGAGGAAGGCCCGTCCGCGCAGTTGCGCAAGCGTGAAGACGACGACCGCGGCGGCGAGCGCCGTGGCGGTCCCGGCGGCGCCCCGCGTGGCGATCGTCGTCCGCGTCGTGAGGAAGGCCGCGCTGAAGGAGAAGTCGAATGA
- the rpsR gene encoding 30S ribosomal protein S18 has translation MSTAPRRPFFRRRKSCPFSGANAPKIDYKDTRLLSRYISERGKIVPSRITAVSAKKQRELAQAIKRARFLGLLPYVIR, from the coding sequence ATGAGCACCGCGCCCCGTCGTCCCTTCTTCCGCCGCCGCAAGTCCTGCCCGTTCTCCGGCGCCAATGCGCCGAAGATCGACTACAAGGACACGCGCCTGCTGTCGCGCTACATCTCCGAGCGCGGCAAGATCGTGCCGTCGCGCATCACGGCGGTTTCCGCCAAGAAGCAGCGCGAACTGGCCCAGGCCATCAAGCGCGCCCGCTTCCTGGGCCTGCTGCCTTATGTGATCCGCTAA
- a CDS encoding type III secretion system chaperone, protein MRNAIEALESLGAQIGLAGLGFDKDGVCGLIVGDDTEIFFYGEPDGEILRLSGIIGDIDDERPALAQRLLELNAGDGENGAAAFAVDPDTGEIMLVRVLTLSELSPESLLAAVEEFVVRVEYWTENLPHVAVKDEAAAQALLPDAMIILG, encoded by the coding sequence ATGCGGAATGCAATCGAAGCTCTTGAAAGTCTTGGCGCACAGATCGGTCTCGCGGGACTTGGGTTCGACAAGGACGGCGTCTGCGGGCTCATCGTCGGCGACGATACGGAGATTTTCTTTTATGGCGAGCCTGACGGCGAGATCCTTCGCCTGTCCGGCATCATCGGCGACATCGACGATGAGCGCCCCGCCCTTGCCCAACGGCTGCTGGAGCTGAACGCGGGCGACGGCGAGAACGGCGCCGCCGCCTTCGCCGTCGATCCAGACACAGGCGAAATTATGCTGGTCCGAGTATTGACCCTCTCCGAACTGTCTCCGGAAAGCCTGCTGGCGGCCGTCGAGGAATTCGTGGTGCGCGTCGAATACTGGACCGAAAATCTGCCTCATGTCGCCGTCAAGGATGAGGCTGCGGCTCAAGCGCTTTTACCGGACGCGATGATAATCCTCGGTTAG
- a CDS encoding glucan ABC transporter ATP-binding protein/ permease — protein MSALKIYFRVLGLLRPQARLAMILVGANLSLAIAQFAEPMLFGRIIDRMTQAQAPGATLTWTDLLPLLLAWGGFGLFSIGGAILVGLNADRLAHRRRLAVVSEYFEHVLNLPLTFHTNVHSGRLLKTMLDGSSAMFSLWLSFFRENCASFVALFVLLPMTMFINWRLGGLLMICVLLFYLTTSYVLRRTEALQGAVERHSSSLAEHASDALGNIPVVQSFTRVESETLALRRIVEDLLAAQMPVLSWWALVAVASRASATLTILSIFLLGTWLHLHGQASIGEIVTFTNFATMLIGRLEQVVGFVNILFQQAAKIGDFFQVLDTQPTVADRPGARDAGRLAGAVAFENVTYSYDGRRKAVKNVSFFAKPGQTIALVGSTGSGKSTTLGLLHRAFDPDAGAVTIDGVDIRDFTLVSLRHNIGVVFQEPMLFARTIEENLRIGNPDATDADIARALELAQASEFVSRQSDGRDTRVGERGRSLSGGERQRLSIARALLKDPPILVFDEATSALDATTERQIQKALEAATRGRTTFVIAHRLATVRNADLILVFDQGEIVESGSFESLVAKGGRFATLAAAQFMTEPSKSGAGALEGVHEPTAPQARAG, from the coding sequence ATGTCGGCGCTGAAAATTTACTTCCGTGTTCTCGGCCTTTTGCGTCCGCAGGCGCGGCTGGCGATGATTCTGGTCGGCGCCAACCTGTCGCTCGCCATTGCGCAATTCGCCGAGCCGATGCTGTTCGGCCGGATCATCGACCGCATGACCCAGGCGCAGGCGCCCGGCGCCACGCTTACCTGGACCGATCTTCTGCCGCTGCTGCTGGCCTGGGGCGGCTTCGGGCTCTTCTCCATCGGCGGCGCCATTCTCGTCGGCCTCAACGCGGACCGGCTCGCCCATCGGCGCCGGCTCGCAGTGGTGTCGGAATATTTCGAGCACGTCCTCAATCTGCCGCTCACCTTCCACACCAATGTGCATTCGGGGCGGCTGCTGAAGACGATGCTGGACGGCTCCTCGGCCATGTTCAGCCTGTGGCTCTCCTTCTTTCGGGAGAATTGCGCCTCCTTCGTCGCGCTCTTCGTTCTGCTGCCGATGACCATGTTCATCAACTGGCGGCTCGGCGGGCTGTTGATGATCTGCGTGCTGCTGTTCTATCTCACGACGAGCTACGTCCTGCGCCGCACCGAGGCGCTGCAGGGCGCGGTCGAGCGCCACAGCTCTTCGCTCGCGGAACACGCCTCCGACGCGCTCGGCAATATTCCCGTCGTGCAGAGCTTCACCCGCGTCGAGAGCGAAACGCTGGCGCTGCGGCGCATCGTCGAGGATCTCCTCGCCGCGCAAATGCCGGTGCTGTCGTGGTGGGCGCTCGTCGCCGTGGCGAGCCGCGCCTCGGCGACGCTGACCATTCTCTCCATCTTCCTGCTCGGCACATGGCTGCATCTGCACGGTCAGGCGTCGATCGGCGAGATCGTCACCTTCACCAATTTCGCCACCATGCTGATTGGCCGGCTCGAACAGGTCGTCGGCTTCGTCAACATTCTCTTCCAGCAGGCCGCGAAGATCGGCGACTTCTTTCAGGTGCTCGACACGCAGCCCACTGTGGCCGACCGGCCGGGCGCGCGCGACGCCGGGCGCCTCGCCGGCGCGGTGGCTTTTGAAAACGTCACCTATTCCTACGACGGGCGCCGCAAGGCGGTGAAGAATGTCAGCTTCTTCGCCAAGCCCGGCCAGACCATCGCGCTCGTCGGCTCCACGGGCTCGGGCAAATCGACGACGCTCGGCCTCCTGCATCGCGCCTTCGATCCCGATGCGGGCGCGGTGACGATCGACGGCGTCGACATCCGCGACTTCACGCTGGTCTCGCTTCGTCACAACATCGGCGTGGTGTTTCAGGAGCCGATGCTCTTCGCCCGCACGATCGAAGAAAATCTGCGCATCGGGAATCCGGATGCGACAGATGCGGACATTGCGCGCGCGCTGGAGCTGGCGCAGGCGTCCGAATTCGTCTCCCGCCAGAGCGACGGGCGAGACACCCGCGTCGGCGAACGCGGCCGCTCGCTCTCCGGCGGCGAGCGCCAGCGCCTCTCCATCGCCCGCGCCCTGCTGAAAGACCCGCCGATCCTCGTCTTCGACGAGGCGACCTCGGCGCTGGACGCCACCACCGAGCGTCAAATCCAGAAGGCGCTCGAGGCCGCCACCCGCGGTCGCACCACCTTCGTCATCGCCCATCGCCTCGCGACGGTGCGCAACGCCGATCTCATCCTTGTGTTCGACCAGGGCGAGATCGTCGAAAGCGGGTCATTCGAGTCGCTCGTCGCCAAGGGCGGCCGCTTCGCGACGCTGGCGGCGGCGCAGTTCATGACCGAGCCGAGCAAGTCCGGCGCGGGCGCGCTCGAAGGGGTGCACGAACCGACGGCGCCGCAGGCGCGGGCGGGGTAA
- a CDS encoding GGDEF domain-containing protein, giving the protein MVESAQFLSSIPFEKFRRLVADAPDAESATRFHAEQTAALRRNTPGMMAANLGNALALLATLIDTPLAPRAAIWAALMFLFCGFLYARTRRRGGAGGSRATAGASRRAIINALLLGLLWAAPPLLFFHAARPGAQLMIVTLTAGTLFGGAFALSRTPLAAAAFALPVALASAATLLAGGDGDLTRLAIVLCIYVAVLGRGVLVEAARFRAQFLAQTAAEHQARTDPLTGLPNRRAFIDAMERELARMRRHGGSFLLLCLDFDGFKLINDDLGHLAGDELLSQAAERMRAALRGTDFVGRLGGDEFAVIATEVGCEDSARLLAARIVACFEAPFDLEGRPVHCAVSVGGALGPRHGGDQQALFRSADLALYQAKAQGGGWRLFEPAA; this is encoded by the coding sequence ATGGTCGAATCCGCCCAATTTCTTTCATCGATCCCATTTGAAAAATTCCGGCGCCTGGTCGCCGATGCGCCGGATGCGGAGAGCGCGACGCGGTTCCACGCGGAGCAGACCGCCGCCCTGCGCCGCAACACGCCCGGCATGATGGCAGCCAATCTCGGCAATGCGCTGGCGCTTCTCGCGACGCTGATCGACACGCCGCTCGCCCCGCGGGCCGCGATCTGGGCCGCCCTGATGTTCCTCTTCTGCGGCTTTCTCTATGCGCGGACGCGACGGCGCGGCGGCGCGGGAGGGTCGCGGGCGACGGCCGGGGCGAGCCGACGCGCGATCATCAACGCGCTGCTCCTCGGCCTGCTGTGGGCGGCGCCGCCGCTGCTGTTCTTTCACGCCGCGCGGCCCGGCGCGCAGCTCATGATCGTGACGCTGACGGCGGGCACGCTGTTCGGCGGCGCCTTCGCGCTTTCCCGCACGCCGCTGGCGGCGGCCGCTTTCGCGCTGCCCGTGGCGCTGGCCTCGGCGGCGACGCTGCTCGCCGGCGGCGACGGGGACCTCACGCGGCTCGCCATCGTCCTGTGCATCTATGTCGCCGTGCTGGGGCGGGGGGTTCTGGTCGAGGCGGCGCGGTTCCGGGCGCAGTTCCTGGCCCAGACCGCCGCCGAACATCAGGCCCGAACGGATCCGCTCACCGGCCTTCCGAACCGGCGGGCCTTCATCGACGCGATGGAGCGGGAGCTTGCGCGCATGCGCCGCCACGGGGGCAGTTTTCTGCTGCTCTGCCTCGACTTCGATGGTTTCAAATTGATCAACGACGACCTCGGCCATCTGGCCGGCGACGAATTATTGTCGCAGGCCGCCGAGCGCATGCGCGCCGCGCTGAGGGGGACGGATTTCGTCGGCAGGCTGGGGGGCGACGAATTCGCCGTCATCGCCACCGAAGTCGGCTGCGAGGACTCGGCGCGGTTGCTTGCCGCGCGGATCGTCGCCTGCTTCGAGGCGCCTTTCGATCTGGAGGGCCGCCCGGTTCACTGCGCGGTCAGCGTCGGCGGCGCGCTGGGGCCGCGCCATGGCGGCGATCAGCAGGCGTTGTTCCGCAGCGCCGATCTGGCGCTGTATCAGGCGAAGGCGCAGGGAGGGGGCTGGCGGCTGTTCGAGCCGGCGGCATAG